ACAGGCCCGCCTTGTCCAGTCCCCATGCCTTGTCGAAGGAACCGGGGACAGCGAGGAAAGCCACGTTGATGCGGTTCCACGCGTTGATGCCCGCGATCACGAAGGTGAGATCGGAGATCTCGTTCTCAGAAAGCTGACCGCGAACGCGCTCATACAGTTCGGTCGGCACGCCCTGACTCGGAATGCAGGTCAGCGCCTCGGTCCACGCCAGGCTCGCACGCTCGCGCGGCGTGAACAGGTTGGATTCACGCCAGATGGCCACGTGGTGAAGCCGCAGTGCGCTTTCACCGTGGATGGTGGCCTGCTTGACGTGCATATCGACGCAGAACGCGCAGCCGTTGAGCTGCGAGGCGCGGATATGCACAAGGTGGCGGATGGACGCTTCGATGGAGCTCTTTGCTTCAGCCATGCTGAGTTCCATGAGCTTCTTGGTCAGCTCGGGGGACTGCTGCTGGTAGTCGAGACGTTGGGTCATGATCTTGGGTCCTGGGAAGGGGCGCGGGGGGGACTGCAGTGCGGTGCCACGTTATGCCCGCCCACTCGCCCCGGGTAGACACCTGCGGGTAACGCCAGTGTTTACTTCCGCGCAACAGTGGAAGCGTCACAGGGCAGCGCTCCGGGGCGTCTACCTGACATGGACAATCCACTCTGCGCATGCGCGCCACCGCCGGAGGCGAGCAACCCGGCCAATTCACTCGCAGACGACGTGGCCCCGGAGGAGTGGGATGCCTACCTCGGTGCTCTAAGTGAGATGACGCCCGGTATCCGCCTGTTCTTCCTTACGTGGGACCCTCCAACCCGACCGATGGGATGAGCGCCATGAACAGGAATTGCCCCCTATCGAGCCTCCATCAGCAAGACTGGGCGGATCGCCACCCATCCGGCAAGGCAGGTGGCGTCCTATCGACCAGGTTTCCGCTACGGCAGCCCCAAGACAAGTACTGCCGCCGTCGACGCGCAGTTCGGCGCCATTGACGAAGCTGCTCTCACTCGAGGCAAGGAAGATTGCGGCACTGGCCCGTTCTTCCGCCGCGCCCATGCGTCTTGCCGGGATCCGATCATTCATTGCCTGCAGGAAGGCAGGGCGCACCAGTGTGCAGGCGAACGGTCGAGTGGGCCTGGATACCGGCGCAGCACTGCGGGCATCGGCCCTGGCGGGTGTGGGCGTGGCGCACCTCACCCGCTGCTCCGTTCAGGACGACCTGGACCACGGCACGTTGGTTCAGGTGCTGCCATCGCAGCGCCTGCCTGGCTTGCCCTTGCAGTCCATCCATGCCTTTGGCCGTATGCTGCCGGCGCGCGTTCGGCTGCTCACCGACTTCGTCGCAGCTGAGATGCGCGAGCTCCTGAGAGCCTGACGGGGGAGTTACGCTGCTGGGCTGATGGGGTCAGCATATTCACCTGCCCGGAAACGGGCAGCGTCGCGGGAAGGTGGTAGGCCGAAGAGCCGTGCGTACTCACGGCTGAACTGTGAGGCGCTTTCATACCCGACTTCAAATGCAATCGACGCAGCGTCGCGAGGCTCGAACAGCAGCAACCATCGCGCCCTAAGAAGGCGAAGCCGCTTTTGGTACTGGATGGGTGTCATGGCCGTAACAGACCTGAAATGGCGATAGAAGGCGGCGACACTCATGTCGGCCATCGCGGCCAGCGGCTCCACTCGAAATGGCTTGGAGAAGTTCTCGCGGATCCATTGGATCGCTCTGCGGATCTGAAACAGGCGACCATCTGGCTGGGAGATCTCACGCAGTGCACCGCCAAGAGGTCCCTGCAGGGCTCTGAACAGGATCTCTCTCTCAATCAGAGGCGCCATGACTTCCCTATCGCCAGGGCGGTCAACCAGGCGCATCATGCGCAGCCAAGCGTCGGTCATCTCCGATGACGCTTGCGTCGGGGCGAAACAAGCCGCTCGCCACGTCGCGGGCGCCGCTTCTGCGCCGCCCGATATGCTCGCGATGATGGCGGGTTCCAAGGTGAGACTGGTTGCCATGTAGGCCTGCCCGCCTTCTCCTGGAAAGATCTGTCCCGTGGCCGGAATATCAACGGGGACGATGAAATACGTTCCTGCCTCGTAGCGGCGCAGCTGATCGCCGATCGATAGTGTCTTTGAGCCTTGCAGGACCAGATGGAGCATCGGTTGGTAAACCTGACTGGCGCAGGCTTCAGCGTGAACCATGGCGACCCTTGGGATGCCTGTCTCGGTCCATCTGTCCCCCGCCCGCGTGACGATCGAGCGCAGCTCAGCCATTGAATCGTTCATGAGGTTGATCATGGGCCCCCGCGTAGAGAATAGCCAGGCGAGTGATAAGAATAGGCAAGGATGTGCGAGTAAAGGGCACGCGTGGAGGCTCCAGGCCGTCCAATACTGGTGGCCCGGTGAAAGCGCAGCGCCGAGAAGGAACTGCACCAGCTTCCACCGAGTGATCCTACTCATAGAGAACTCAGCACATGAAACTAGACGGAAAAATTGCTGTCGTCACCGGCGGCTCGAAAGGCATTGGCGCCGGAATAGCGAAGGCCCTTGCCGCAGAAGGCGCGACAGTGGTGGTGAACTACGCCTCCAGTAGAAGTGACGCAGAACGTGTCGTTGCCGAGATCGAGCTCCGCGGGGGTAAAGCGCTGGCAGCGCAGGCCGACATGAGCAATTCTGCAGACGTGGTCAACCTGTTCAGCACGGTGAGATCCGAGTACGGTCGCCTGGATATCCTGGTCAACAACGCCGGTGTGGCAGTCTTTGAGATGATCGAAGACCTGACCGAAGATGCGTTTCACAAGCAGTTCAATCTGAACGTACTGGGGTATCTGCTGGCCATTCGCGAGGCGTCAAAGCTGTTTGGTTCCTCAGGCAGCATCATCAATATCAGCTCGATCCTCAGTACCGACCCGTACTTGGCGTCCAGCGTGTACGCGGCTACCAAAGGCGCGGTGGATACCCTGACGTTTGCCCTCGCGCGCGAGATGGGTGGGCGCGGAATCCGGGTCAACTCCATTCTGCCAGGCCATACGAACACCCCGGGAACCAGTGGCAATTTCACCGGCGAGCTTGGTAAGAAGCTCTTGGCAGGCACGCCACTCGGCCGTTTCGGCGAGCCGGAAGACATTGCGCGGCTCGCTGTGTTCCTTGCATCAGATGATGCGAATTGGGTTACCGGCGAATCGATCCGGTCATCCGGTGGCGTGCGTGGCGTTGGCTACTGATCGTTGAGCACGTTCGCAGGCGCACCGGTGCGTGCGCCTGCCCCCTTCTGAAGTTCAGATCCTCAAGCGATTTAACCGCGCCGACTCGCGACCATTCGCGCCGCATCCTGCGAGGGCGGCAGACCGAAAGCACGCGCGTACTCGCGGGTGAACTGGGTGGGGCTCTCATAGCCCACATCAAGCGCGGCTGCGGTAACGCTGGTTCCGCGCGTCGCCAGAATCTGACGGGCCTGCAGCAGGCGCAGCTGCTTCTGGTACTGAAGCGGGCTCAGCGCGGTGGCGGACTTGAAGTGGCGGTGGAACGCAGACTCGCTCATTGCCACCTGTTCGGCCAGAGCGGCGATGCGCAGCGGTTTGGCATAGTCGCTGCGGATGCGCTGGATGGCGCTGCTGATTCGCGCCAGCGCCGAATCCGGCGTGGCCAGCTGCCGCAGCATGCATCCGTGTGGTCCCTGCAGCACGCGGTAGAGGATCTCGCGCTCGTAGGCCGGGGCCAGCGCAGGTATCTCGCCGGGGCGTTCCATCAGGCGCAGCATGCGTACCCACGCATCCATCAGTTCGGGGGTGACGGCGGCGACGTTGAAGGCCTCGGTCTGGGTCGAGGGCTCGCCGCGCCCGGTGGCGGCATCGGTGGTGTCGCACAACAGCGCAGCGATGATGCCAAGGTCCAGCGTGAGGCTCACCGCCAGGTACGGCTCGCCGGTGCTGGCCGGGTGCACCGCACCCACCGCCGGCAGGTCCACGGACATGATGAAGTACGTGGCCGGGTCGTACTCGAGGGTCTTCTCACCCACCGTCATGGATTTGCTTCCCTGCAGGATCAGGTTGATCATCGGCTCGTACACGGCCGCCAGGGCATGCTCCGGGATCTCGCCCTGCACCATGGCAACGCGGGGAATGCCCGTCTCGGTACGGCGATTCTCGGCATGCGCCGCAAGGCGGCGCAGTTCTTCCAGTGCGTTGTCCATGTACACATTGGACACCCGCCGCAGGGGGCTGGCAAGGCGGAAAGCAGGAATAGGCAGGAATTGGCGAGGATCAGGTCGGCGCGCCGCAGCCGGCGACCCTAGCCTGTGCATATCCCCTCACTGCACAGGACTACCTGCATGAAACACGTACTGATCACCGGCGGCAGCCGTGGCATTGGTGCCAGCGCCGCGTTGCACTGCGCGCAGCGCGGCATGGGCGTCATCCTCACCTACAACGCCCAGCCGCATGCTGCCCAGCAGGTGGTGGAGCGTATCCAGGCAGAAGGCGGCACGGCAGTGGCCCTGCAGCTGGACGTGGGCAATACCGGAAGCTTTGCGGCGTTTGCCGCGAACGTGAAGGACACCCTGCAGCGAACCTGGGGCGCCTCCGCGCTGGATGGCCTGGTGAACAACGCCGGCTTCGGGCTGTTCAATCCGATCGAGACGGTGACCGAGGAACAGTTCGACGGCCTGTTCAACGTGCACCTGAAGGGGCCGTTCTTCCTCACGCAGGCACTGCTGCCGCTGCTGGGTACTGGCGCGAGCATCGTCAACGTCACCAGCGCCACCACACGTGTGGCCACCGCCGGGGTGGCGCCCTACGCCGCCTTCAAGGGCGGGCTGGAAGTGCTCACCCGCTATATGGCCAAGGAGTTCGGCGAGCGCCGCATCCGCGTCAACGCGGTCGCGCCCGGGGCGATCCGCACCGAGCTGGGCGGCGGGCTCAATGATGAATTCGAAGCCCTGCTGGCCTCACAGACGGCACTGGGCCGGGTAGGTGAGCCGGACGACGTGGGCCGCGTCATTGCCGGGCTGCTCGGTGAAGAGCAGGCCTGGGTCAATGCGCAGACCATTGAAGTTGCAGGCGGCTACAACATCTAGTTCGCAACCGGAGTTCGACATGCTCGACCACATTTTCCTCACTGTCACCGACACCACCCGCTCAGTCGCGTTCTACACGGCGGCGCTGGCCCCGCTGGGCATCGTCAACCGGCTCGACTACGACGGCCGGCAGGGTCCACCCGGCCACCCGGACCTGAAGGGCTTCGGCGCAGGCGGCCGGGTCTTCTTCTGGCTGCGGCAGGGCGTGGCGGGGGCGCAGGCGGCGCATGTTGGCTTCGTGGGAGATTCCAGGGCGATGGTCGATGCAGCGCATGCCGCGGCGATGGCCGCCGGCGCCAGCGAGATTCATCCGCCGGGCCCGCAGCTGCACTACGACCCGCGCTACTACGCCGCGCAGGTGCGCGATCCGGATGGCTACAGCCTGGAGTTCGTCTACAAGAGCTGGCAGCACGGCCATGAATGACGTCACTGCATCGCACCCCCTGAAGGCCACGGTGGTGGCCTTCATCAACGCGACGAACGCGTTCGATATCGATCGCGCCCTGGCGTTGTTCAGCACGAAGGCAGTGATCGATGACCCGTCCACCGGGTGCACCTTCAACAAGCACGCCGGTGTGCGCGACTATCTGGAAAAGTACTTCGTGGGTTACCACACGCTTACCCGGCTGCTTTCGCTGGAAGGTCTTGGCGATGCGCGTGCACGGGCCCGGGTCGACTTTACCGGCGACTTCGGTCACGAGATCGGAATTCTTCTAGTGGCCATGGATTCCGCAGGCCGCATCTCCCGCATTGACGCCTCACTCGAATAGGGTGGCGAGGAAGACACGATGAAAACATTGATGATCTACGGTGCATCCGGCTACACCGGGCGCATGGCTGCAGCGCACGCGAAAGAAGCTGGGTTGAAGCTGGTATTGGCAGGGCGCGACGAGGCCCCGCTGCAGGCGCTGGCCAAACGCCTTGGCGTGCAGTACCGCGTGTTTGCGCTGGATAACGCTGGCGATGTGGACTACGGGTTACAGGACATCGCGGTGCTGCTCAACTGCGCTGGGCCGTTCGCGCATACCGCAGGAGCACTGATGGAGGCTTGCCTGCGCGCTGGCGTCCACTACCTGGATATTGCCGCAGAGCTGGACAGTTACCAGCTGGCGGAGCGCCATGACGTGAGCGCCACCACGGCCGGTGTCATGCTGATGCCGGGTAGCGGCGGCAGCGTGGCGATGCTTGGCAGCCTGGCCGCGCGTGCGGTGGAGCGTGTGCCGTCACCGGTATCCATCCGTATCGCCCTGCATGTAGCGGGGTCGATGTCACGCGGATCGGCGCTCAGTGCCAGCCAGCACGTAACGGCCACGTGCCTGATGCGAAAGGATGATGTACTCACACCGCGTGCGCCGGACGAGCTGCGCGACCTCGATTTCGGCAAAGGCCCATTGAGCTGTTTCCCGGTGACGCTGCCTGATCTGATCACCATCGCCAGGCAGACCGGCGTTGGCGATATCGAAACCTACGTGCATGTCTCCGGCAGCGCGTTCCCCGAAGGCGGGATCGAAGCACTGCCGGATGGACCCACCGCGCAGGAGCGTGCCGACAACCGGTACCAGGCAGCGGTAGAGGTGGTCGGCGCGGACGGTGCCATCACCCGCGCAGTGCTGGACACCGTGAACGGCTACAGCTTCACACCCCTGGCCGCGATCGTGGCTGCGCGCCGTGTGCTGGCAGGGGAGGCGCACCCGGGCTTCCAGACGCCTGTAGGTGTATTCGGAAGCGGATTCGCTGAGACCATCGCAGACACCCGTATCACCTTCATTGACCCAGCCACCCCCGCGACTCGCTAAGGAATCCACCCCATGTCATTGCGCCAAAACACCCCCGATAGCCTTCACGACACACTGGCCGTGGTCGACACGCTGTACCGCTTCGCTGCAGGTATCGACCTACGCGACCGCGCGCTGCTTTCGTCGGCCTTTACAGAAGACGCCATCTCCGATTTCCGTCCCGCCGGCGCAAAAGCGGGCTTCGAATACCCCGTGCTGCAGGGGCGGGAAACCATCGTGGAGGCGCTGTCCACGTCGCTCAGCGGCCTCGATACTTCCCACTCCTTCAGCAACCCGAGGGTGGTGGTGGACGGCAATACGGCGCGGGTGGACGTGCTGGTCGAAGCGCAGCACGTATCGAGCGTCGATGGCGCACGCCAGTACCTGATGAAGAACCGCTATGACGTTGTTCTGGCCCGCCGCGACGCGGGGTGGGAGATCAAGCATGTGATCGTCGACAACGTCTGGCGGACGGGTGATCCGAGCGTGCTCGCTGGGATCTGAGCGGATTGGGTGGTCACTGGTCCGCTGTTGGCCGAAAGCGGACTTCGATCTCCAAACCATTTAAGGCCTGCCGGGCCAAATGGCACCCCTGAGTTTTTACAGTTTCCGATTCGCTATGATGCCGTGACACGATACGTTGAGATGGAGGCGTCATGGATTGGAGGCCCTTAGTCGTCGCAACCAGTGTGACCGCTTTAGGATGGGCACTTACCGCAATCCCAGTTATGGCCGTCCTGCTGCTTATTATCTTCATGCTTCCGTTGGCATTTTTAGACATGGTCGGCGTGCCCGGCCTTGGCAGGCATCTAAACGGTTTCTTCGTTCCATCAACAACCGGACTTGCCGTCATTACCGCCGGCGTTTGGATTTTTACTTTCCTTGCTACGCGTTGGATATTACCCAGACGCCAATCCTGAGCGATACACAGGAAAGGGCGGGCCCGCAGGGAGGATCAGGGGCTGTGCGCGTGTCTCGCCCCGGACGCTTTGCCAAGGGTGATGACGCCTGGCGGGGAAGATAAGAAGTGCACAATCGGACCTCGGGTCCGTCCAACAAATGGGGAGGACGTATGGGAGAACCAGATCAATCCCTGGCAACACTACGGTTCTTCGGGGACGAGCTCATCCCCGACGAGATCAGCGCCCTGCTGGGGGCGAGTCCAACGGTGTCGTATCAAAAAGGCCAGGAGCTTATCGGCAGCCGCACCGGGATCAAGCGCATCACCAAGACCGGAAGTTGGAGGCTCAACGCGGCTGAGCGTAAACCGGAAGACCTGGAAAGCCAGATCTTCGAGATCCTCCAGCAACTTACCCGGGATCTCAGCATCTGGGCTTCATTGGCGCGGTTTGAACCCAACCTCTACTGCGGCCTTTTCATGGGTAGTAGCAATGACGGGATGGGGCTCTCTGCAGAAGCGCTACTTGCCCTTGGTCAACGTGGAATTGCACTCGGGCTGGAAATCTATGATCACGATGACGAAGAGTCCACTGCCCAATCTGGGCGCGTCGATGATTCTTCTATTTTTGGGGTATGCGGGCTCTTGTAGCTACACCTCACACATGGGCAGGGCGAACTTCGAGAAGGTGCAGATAGGTGACTCACAAGATCAGCTGATCCGGGTTATGGGAACTCCATCTGTGATACAGGAGCATGGCATAGACGCGCCGACTGTGTTTCGGGGCACGGATTGCAGAGAGGCGTGCGTGAAGCGCGTCTGGTACGTGAATAGATTGCACTTATTGGACGAAGCTTGGTCCTTCGAGATCGACAGCGAGGGCATAATTCTTCGCCGCACGTACTGGCTGTCGCCCTAGCCGCCGCAGGCTCGGCCATCGACAATCGACCGTTCGGGTGGGAGTTGCTCTGGGCGGAGCCCAGCGACCCGGTCCCACCCCAGCGCAGCGCCATCCGGCCGCCCCCGTGTCCACTTTCGACTCGTTGGCGACAGGTCGGTGCTGTTCTTGACGAGTGTCGATAAAGAACAAGTTCCGTTAGCCAGCAAAATCCGGATTGTGTAACGGCCTGAGTCCACTCCTGGCCGTCAGCGGCCCCCGCCTGCGAAGGCGGCCAGCTCCTCCGCCTGACCCTCGGGGAAGGATTCTTTGAGCAGGTCGAGCAGCGCCGACACCCTTGAGCTGAGCAGCCGTCGCGACGGGTACAGCGCCCATATCTCGATGGGCGGGGCCTTTGCATCTCCCCACGACACCAATGCACCCTCCCTGAGTTCGTCGGCAACCAGCGAGAAGGGCAGCATCGCCGCGCCGGTGCCTGCACGAACGGCATCGCGCACCATGGTAAGTGCGCCCAGGCGCAGCACCGGATCCACCGCGATACGTATCTCGCCTCTCGGCGTCACCACGTCCCAGCCGGTGGCATCGCCGGACGGCCGGAACACCGCAGGCGCCGTCTCGCCCATCGCGGGCAGGGGCAGGTCCGGGTGCGCTACCGCCACCAGGCGGTCCCGGATCAGCACCCGCCCCACCAGCCGCTCATCCGGGTCCGGATTGACCCTTATCACCAGGTCATAGCCTTCTTCCACCATGTCCACGGCGCGGTCTTCGGTGGTGACATCGAGCCGCACCTGTGGGTAGCGCTTCACGAATTCGGCGGCAATCCTGCCCAGCGCCATCTGCGAAAACAGCATCGGTGCGCTTACGCGCAGCCGCCCCCGGGGCGTGTCGCCACCTGAGGCAATGGACGTAGCCGCTTCGTCCAGTTCGGTAAGCAGCGTCTCGGTGCGCTCGAACAGGGCCCGGCCCTCCTCGGTGAGCTTCAGCGTGTGCGAGCCACGCTCGAACAGCCGCACCCCCAGGCTGGCCTCCAGCTCAGCCACGCGGCGCGAGAGTGTTGCCTTGGGGCGGTCCGCTGCGCGCGCGGCGCGGCCAAATCCGCCGTGGCGCGCCACCAGGTTGAAGTCGGCCAAGGCCAGCAGGTCCATGTGTTCCAC
This is a stretch of genomic DNA from Stenotrophomonas rhizophila. It encodes these proteins:
- a CDS encoding AraC family transcriptional regulator yields the protein MINLMNDSMAELRSIVTRAGDRWTETGIPRVAMVHAEACASQVYQPMLHLVLQGSKTLSIGDQLRRYEAGTYFIVPVDIPATGQIFPGEGGQAYMATSLTLEPAIIASISGGAEAAPATWRAACFAPTQASSEMTDAWLRMMRLVDRPGDREVMAPLIEREILFRALQGPLGGALREISQPDGRLFQIRRAIQWIRENFSKPFRVEPLAAMADMSVAAFYRHFRSVTAMTPIQYQKRLRLLRARWLLLFEPRDAASIAFEVGYESASQFSREYARLFGLPPSRDAARFRAGEYADPISPAA
- a CDS encoding nuclear transport factor 2 family protein, yielding MNDVTASHPLKATVVAFINATNAFDIDRALALFSTKAVIDDPSTGCTFNKHAGVRDYLEKYFVGYHTLTRLLSLEGLGDARARARVDFTGDFGHEIGILLVAMDSAGRISRIDASLE
- a CDS encoding DUF4279 domain-containing protein, whose translation is MGEPDQSLATLRFFGDELIPDEISALLGASPTVSYQKGQELIGSRTGIKRITKTGSWRLNAAERKPEDLESQIFEILQQLTRDLSIWASLARFEPNLYCGLFMGSSNDGMGLSAEALLALGQRGIALGLEIYDHDDEESTAQSGRVDDSSIFGVCGLL
- a CDS encoding SDR family oxidoreductase; translated protein: MNDRIPARRMGAAEERASAAIFLASSESSFVNGAELRVDGGSTCLGAAVAETWSIGRHLPCRMGGDPPSLADGGSIGGNSCSWRSSHRSGWRVPRKEEQADTGRHLT
- a CDS encoding AraC family transcriptional regulator, coding for MVQGEIPEHALAAVYEPMINLILQGSKSMTVGEKTLEYDPATYFIMSVDLPAVGAVHPASTGEPYLAVSLTLDLGIIAALLCDTTDAATGRGEPSTQTEAFNVAAVTPELMDAWVRMLRLMERPGEIPALAPAYEREILYRVLQGPHGCMLRQLATPDSALARISSAIQRIRSDYAKPLRIAALAEQVAMSESAFHRHFKSATALSPLQYQKQLRLLQARQILATRGTSVTAAALDVGYESPTQFTREYARAFGLPPSQDAARMVASRRG
- a CDS encoding VOC family protein — protein: MLDHIFLTVTDTTRSVAFYTAALAPLGIVNRLDYDGRQGPPGHPDLKGFGAGGRVFFWLRQGVAGAQAAHVGFVGDSRAMVDAAHAAAMAAGASEIHPPGPQLHYDPRYYAAQVRDPDGYSLEFVYKSWQHGHE
- a CDS encoding nuclear transport factor 2 family protein; its protein translation is MSLRQNTPDSLHDTLAVVDTLYRFAAGIDLRDRALLSSAFTEDAISDFRPAGAKAGFEYPVLQGRETIVEALSTSLSGLDTSHSFSNPRVVVDGNTARVDVLVEAQHVSSVDGARQYLMKNRYDVVLARRDAGWEIKHVIVDNVWRTGDPSVLAGI
- a CDS encoding LysR substrate-binding domain-containing protein, which encodes MTKLLSLEARKIAALARSSAAPMRLAGIRSFIACRKAGRTSVQANGRVGLDTGAALRASALAGVGVAHLTRCSVQDDLDHGTLVQVLPSQRLPGLPLQSIHAFGRMLPARVRLLTDFVAAEMRELLRA
- a CDS encoding saccharopine dehydrogenase family protein encodes the protein MKTLMIYGASGYTGRMAAAHAKEAGLKLVLAGRDEAPLQALAKRLGVQYRVFALDNAGDVDYGLQDIAVLLNCAGPFAHTAGALMEACLRAGVHYLDIAAELDSYQLAERHDVSATTAGVMLMPGSGGSVAMLGSLAARAVERVPSPVSIRIALHVAGSMSRGSALSASQHVTATCLMRKDDVLTPRAPDELRDLDFGKGPLSCFPVTLPDLITIARQTGVGDIETYVHVSGSAFPEGGIEALPDGPTAQERADNRYQAAVEVVGADGAITRAVLDTVNGYSFTPLAAIVAARRVLAGEAHPGFQTPVGVFGSGFAETIADTRITFIDPATPATR
- a CDS encoding carboxymuconolactone decarboxylase family protein, coding for MTQRLDYQQQSPELTKKLMELSMAEAKSSIEASIRHLVHIRASQLNGCAFCVDMHVKQATIHGESALRLHHVAIWRESNLFTPRERASLAWTEALTCIPSQGVPTELYERVRGQLSENEISDLTFVIAGINAWNRINVAFLAVPGSFDKAWGLDKAGLSVAPAVAQ
- a CDS encoding SDR family NAD(P)-dependent oxidoreductase; amino-acid sequence: MKHVLITGGSRGIGASAALHCAQRGMGVILTYNAQPHAAQQVVERIQAEGGTAVALQLDVGNTGSFAAFAANVKDTLQRTWGASALDGLVNNAGFGLFNPIETVTEEQFDGLFNVHLKGPFFLTQALLPLLGTGASIVNVTSATTRVATAGVAPYAAFKGGLEVLTRYMAKEFGERRIRVNAVAPGAIRTELGGGLNDEFEALLASQTALGRVGEPDDVGRVIAGLLGEEQAWVNAQTIEVAGGYNI
- a CDS encoding LysR family transcriptional regulator — translated: MDLLALADFNLVARHGGFGRAARAADRPKATLSRRVAELEASLGVRLFERGSHTLKLTEEGRALFERTETLLTELDEAATSIASGGDTPRGRLRVSAPMLFSQMALGRIAAEFVKRYPQVRLDVTTEDRAVDMVEEGYDLVIRVNPDPDERLVGRVLIRDRLVAVAHPDLPLPAMGETAPAVFRPSGDATGWDVVTPRGEIRIAVDPVLRLGALTMVRDAVRAGTGAAMLPFSLVADELREGALVSWGDAKAPPIEIWALYPSRRLLSSRVSALLDLLKESFPEGQAEELAAFAGGGR
- a CDS encoding glucose 1-dehydrogenase, which codes for MKLDGKIAVVTGGSKGIGAGIAKALAAEGATVVVNYASSRSDAERVVAEIELRGGKALAAQADMSNSADVVNLFSTVRSEYGRLDILVNNAGVAVFEMIEDLTEDAFHKQFNLNVLGYLLAIREASKLFGSSGSIINISSILSTDPYLASSVYAATKGAVDTLTFALAREMGGRGIRVNSILPGHTNTPGTSGNFTGELGKKLLAGTPLGRFGEPEDIARLAVFLASDDANWVTGESIRSSGGVRGVGY